One window of the Natrinema sp. CBA1119 genome contains the following:
- the eif1A gene encoding translation initiation factor eIF-1A: MSDGDGGRKNLRMPEDDEVFATVTNMLGANRVTVRCADGTERTARIPGKMQKRVWIREDDVVLVEPWDWQDEKADITWRYEKSEADQLREEGHIQ; encoded by the coding sequence ATGAGCGACGGAGACGGCGGTCGGAAGAACCTCCGGATGCCCGAGGATGACGAGGTCTTCGCGACCGTCACGAACATGCTCGGGGCGAATCGGGTCACAGTACGCTGTGCCGACGGCACCGAGCGCACCGCGCGCATCCCCGGAAAAATGCAAAAGCGCGTCTGGATCCGCGAGGACGACGTCGTGCTCGTCGAACCCTGGGACTGGCAGGACGAGAAGGCCGACATCACCTGGCGCTACGAGAAGAGCGAGGCCGATCAGCTTCGCGAGGAAGGGCATATTCAGTGA
- a CDS encoding ISH3 family transposase: MFKTQQADNEIHEDELLNFLVNRLDEEVSLGLSKNAEIDAEVIYEVLVGACADGTSVSTLCGSSENSPAANTILYHLRTKFEPERLERVANTLLRQDVVELLPEQVEVCADLHLRPYYGDEADTDGLYHSEAKRGTTAFHAYATLYARVKNKRYTLAVRRLEDGDTASSVLAEFLGVLDGLDTEVKAVYLDRGFYDSKCLTLLQTHNYAYVVPIIRWGETIQQELSEGWSRVINHDLTGKLDGHSWTVEFPVYIDCTYLNGRYDENGVARHGYAADAPFIDTPRDARYHYSKRFGIESSYRLSEQTIATTTTRDATVRLLYVVVSLLLQNVWRYLHHEYVATPRRGGRRLWWWPYKEFINMVRRAAWTALAVRRAVPANRPPDDRFHR; the protein is encoded by the coding sequence GTGTTCAAGACCCAACAAGCAGACAATGAAATCCACGAAGACGAACTCCTTAACTTTCTCGTCAACCGGCTTGACGAGGAAGTTTCGCTCGGCCTTTCGAAAAACGCTGAAATAGATGCTGAGGTCATCTACGAGGTCCTCGTCGGCGCGTGCGCCGACGGGACCTCGGTCTCTACGTTATGTGGCTCTAGCGAGAACTCACCCGCAGCGAACACGATTCTCTATCATCTGCGGACGAAGTTCGAGCCGGAACGGCTCGAACGAGTGGCTAACACACTCCTTCGGCAGGATGTCGTCGAATTGCTCCCCGAGCAGGTGGAGGTCTGCGCAGACCTCCACCTGCGACCCTACTACGGTGACGAAGCCGACACAGACGGCCTCTACCACTCCGAGGCCAAGCGCGGAACCACCGCCTTCCACGCCTACGCCACACTCTACGCGCGTGTGAAGAACAAACGCTACACGCTGGCGGTGCGCCGTCTCGAAGACGGCGACACCGCCAGCAGCGTCCTCGCTGAGTTCCTCGGCGTCCTCGACGGCCTTGACACCGAAGTCAAGGCCGTCTACCTCGATCGCGGATTCTACGACAGCAAGTGTCTCACGTTACTCCAGACGCACAACTACGCCTACGTTGTCCCGATTATCCGGTGGGGTGAGACGATTCAGCAGGAACTCTCGGAAGGATGGAGTCGCGTCATCAACCACGACCTGACAGGGAAACTCGACGGTCACAGCTGGACCGTCGAGTTTCCGGTCTACATCGACTGTACGTACCTGAACGGACGGTACGACGAGAACGGCGTGGCGCGTCACGGCTACGCCGCTGACGCACCGTTCATTGACACGCCACGCGACGCTCGATACCATTACTCGAAACGCTTCGGTATCGAGTCGAGCTATCGCTTGTCCGAGCAAACGATAGCGACGACAACAACGCGAGACGCGACGGTGAGACTGCTGTACGTCGTAGTAAGTCTGCTGTTGCAGAACGTCTGGCGGTATCTCCACCACGAATACGTGGCGACGCCCCGCCGAGGCGGGCGCCGCCTCTGGTGGTGGCCGTACAAGGAGTTTATCAATATGGTTCGACGGGCTGCGTGGACGGCCCTCGCGGTGCGTCGGGCCGTCCCCGCGAACCGGCCACCAGACGACCGGTTCCACCGGTAG